One Candidatus Zixiibacteriota bacterium genomic window carries:
- a CDS encoding DinB family protein, whose protein sequence is MYHSLKESLESWKGESERTQQVLDALTDASLAQSIAAGHRTLGRIAWHIVTTIPEMMTYTGLKLENLLNPDKPVPAAAAEIAEAYRALSAALVDQVSGTWNDRSLDIEDDLYGQKWPRRITLMVLIQHQIHHRGQMTVLMRQAGLKVPSIYGPSLEAWQEHGMNAPEV, encoded by the coding sequence GTGTACCACTCCCTGAAAGAATCTCTTGAGTCCTGGAAAGGGGAGTCCGAAAGGACGCAGCAGGTTCTTGATGCTCTCACCGATGCCTCCCTGGCCCAGTCCATTGCGGCCGGCCACCGGACGCTTGGCCGGATCGCCTGGCACATCGTGACCACCATTCCCGAGATGATGACCTACACCGGCCTGAAACTCGAGAATCTCCTCAACCCCGATAAACCGGTTCCCGCAGCCGCGGCGGAGATCGCCGAAGCCTATCGGGCCCTTTCCGCCGCCCTTGTGGACCAGGTCAGCGGTACGTGGAATGACCGGTCGCTCGATATTGAAGACGATCTCTATGGCCAGAAATGGCCGCGGCGGATCACCCTGATGGTGCTGATCCAGCACCAGATTCACCACCGGGGGCAGATGACCGTCCTGATGCGCCAGGCGGGACTGAAAGTGCCTTCGATTTATGGGCCGTCGCTCGAGGCCTGGCAGGAACACGGCATGAATGCCCCGGAGGTCTGA
- a CDS encoding DUF4430 domain-containing protein, with protein MFRPVILSCRAAAVLSLALAGGGCGEPGTPGATAAADSAVVLVVADDSATVLELTRRQHRVECRNTAMGAFVTGIDTLRAGGQAYWVYSVNGTTPDRAADKFLAAPGDTIRWRLRKVQ; from the coding sequence ATGTTCAGGCCGGTCATATTGTCGTGCCGGGCGGCCGCTGTCCTGTCGCTGGCCTTGGCCGGCGGGGGTTGCGGGGAGCCCGGCACTCCGGGCGCGACCGCCGCGGCCGACAGCGCCGTGGTGCTTGTGGTTGCCGATGACTCCGCCACCGTGCTGGAGCTCACCCGCCGGCAACATCGGGTCGAATGCCGCAACACCGCGATGGGTGCGTTCGTAACCGGCATTGACACCCTGCGGGCCGGCGGCCAGGCCTACTGGGTCTACTCCGTCAATGGCACGACACCCGACCGCGCCGCCGACAAATTCCTGGCCGCTCCCGGCGACACCATCCGCTGGCGTCTCCGGAAAGTGCAATGA
- a CDS encoding PDZ domain-containing protein: MKALFLIMLVAAVLPAQAQEQAVPASPPAGPIPQVRLNYGAVELQRALYPVHYGASSARADLRWAQEHNAGLESFWAAQGDSILSLLAALSGIAWTESAFDLFVLRYFLSTGAPEPLIIPTGGIRRGEAIEAAPAGKVMKLNVIYQLARRLLDQASESAGHSGLADHPLLRPGPYRRDILALVLAGAAAEGVLGRDSAQGAIRSAFWRNHFPGIEIYESYFAGGDWALSPQDPLVTRVLAEPPTSALMAATNPAPRPESTGKRTSVEGLPLSGELGMAISVADNGLLRVDALDPQRAAYASGLREGDLIRTVDGRRVKNHRELVEQILKTMTRRGATLQLVREGGAKAVVVRPVTAAERPGNGDAD, encoded by the coding sequence ATGAAGGCGCTTTTCCTCATTATGTTGGTGGCGGCCGTGCTGCCGGCCCAGGCCCAGGAGCAAGCGGTCCCGGCGTCACCGCCGGCGGGCCCGATTCCGCAGGTACGTCTGAACTACGGCGCCGTCGAGCTCCAGCGGGCGCTGTACCCGGTCCACTACGGCGCCAGCAGCGCGCGCGCCGACCTGCGCTGGGCGCAGGAACACAATGCCGGGTTGGAGAGTTTCTGGGCGGCCCAGGGGGATTCGATCCTCTCCCTGCTGGCGGCCTTGTCCGGAATTGCCTGGACGGAGTCGGCATTCGATCTGTTCGTGCTGCGGTACTTCCTCTCGACGGGCGCGCCGGAGCCGCTCATCATCCCGACCGGGGGGATACGGCGCGGGGAGGCGATCGAGGCGGCACCGGCCGGGAAGGTCATGAAGCTGAACGTCATCTACCAGCTCGCGCGGCGGCTGCTCGACCAGGCGAGCGAGTCCGCCGGCCATTCGGGGCTGGCGGACCACCCGCTCCTGCGTCCGGGGCCGTACCGCCGGGATATCCTCGCGCTGGTGCTCGCCGGGGCGGCGGCGGAGGGTGTGCTCGGGCGCGACTCGGCCCAGGGGGCTATCCGCTCGGCGTTTTGGCGGAATCATTTTCCGGGGATCGAGATTTACGAGAGCTATTTCGCGGGCGGCGACTGGGCGCTGTCCCCGCAGGACCCGCTCGTCACCCGGGTGCTGGCCGAACCGCCGACCTCGGCGCTGATGGCGGCGACCAACCCGGCGCCGCGGCCGGAGAGCACGGGGAAACGAACTTCCGTCGAGGGACTGCCGCTGAGCGGCGAGCTGGGGATGGCGATCAGCGTCGCCGACAACGGGCTGCTGCGAGTGGATGCGCTCGATCCCCAGCGGGCCGCGTATGCGTCGGGGCTGCGGGAGGGGGATCTCATCCGGACCGTGGACGGCCGGCGGGTCAAGAATCACCGGGAACTGGTGGAGCAGATTCTCAAGACGATGACGAGGCGGGGGGCGACGCTGCAACTGGTGCGGGAAGGCGGCGCGAAAGCGGTCGTGGTGCGGCCGGTGACGGCGGCGGAGCGGCCGGGGAACGGGGACGCCGACTAG
- a CDS encoding cytochrome c3 family protein: MRRLLPLVLLALLPALPALAQDNETCLSCHADEDLAGTLHGREISMHVGEDALAGSVHAELECIMCHTDLAGVEDWPHAEDLAPAACGDCHDAGALRTSAHGTAAQCWDCHGSHRILSPADSDPETGGVRCGVCHETTAKIYYQSLHGRLVHEGAELAPRCWDCHGGHNILPRTDPNSQVAKFNIPFVCGECHKEGSPVHQRYDIPQDSIMQHYSESIHGIGLFKQGLTVTAVCSDCHTAHNVRDHADPQSSIHRNNIAATCRQCHGRIEQVHQQVIRGELWEKEPGKVPACVDCHSPHQIRRVFYQEGMSDRECLACHGRPNLTMVRGGKTVSISVDSLETHSSVHRGVTCAQCHTGVTPRHNERPCATVVNRVDCSICHAEVVATYRESTHGQLVDRGDPDAPECIDCHGVHGVLGRKDPQARTFPTNVPRLCAECHRAGARAAARINEGHDRVEEYIESIHGKGLLQSGLVVTAMCTDCHTAHHVLPQTDARSSVHRANIPKTCARCHNGIYEQYAKSIHSATANPDAKDPLPICNDCHHSHTITRADLADFRLTVRKQCGACHADVTESYFETVHGKVSQLGGTAAAQCYDCHGAHDTLPPSDPGSHLSRAHIVETCGQCHKGSHRQFAGYLTHATHHDRTKYPILFYAFWFMTTLLVGTLIVAGAHTILWLPKSWQMMREHKQVRTQYRGSLEYRRFKPLHSRLHIMVVTSFIALAITGMTLKFSYLGWARWISELLGGFESTSYIHRVAAVVTFAYFGIHLWDLISEKRRQRKSWREYLFTKNSMLPNRDDLREAIATIKWFLGRGPRPRYGRWTYWEKFDYFAVFWGVAIIGTTGLMLWFPEFFTRFLPGWIINVAQIVHSDEALLAVAFIFTVHFFNTHFRPDKFPMDTVIFTGRVPVEELKNDRPREYEELIQSRKIKDHLVPPLPPVMVRTAKVFGAVALTIGLILILLIIYAEIFGYR, encoded by the coding sequence ATGAGACGACTGCTGCCGTTGGTGTTGCTCGCGCTGCTCCCGGCGCTCCCTGCTCTGGCGCAGGACAACGAAACCTGTCTGTCCTGCCATGCCGACGAGGATCTGGCCGGGACGCTGCACGGGCGGGAAATTTCGATGCACGTGGGGGAGGATGCCCTCGCCGGATCGGTCCACGCCGAGCTGGAGTGCATCATGTGCCACACCGACCTCGCCGGGGTCGAGGACTGGCCCCACGCCGAGGATCTCGCGCCGGCCGCCTGCGGCGACTGCCACGACGCCGGCGCTCTCCGCACGAGCGCGCACGGGACCGCCGCCCAGTGCTGGGATTGCCACGGCAGCCACCGGATTCTCTCGCCGGCGGACTCCGACCCGGAAACCGGCGGCGTGCGCTGCGGCGTCTGCCACGAAACCACCGCGAAAATCTACTACCAGTCGCTCCACGGCCGGCTCGTCCACGAAGGCGCGGAGCTCGCCCCGCGCTGCTGGGACTGCCACGGCGGCCACAACATCCTCCCGCGCACCGACCCGAACTCCCAGGTCGCCAAGTTCAACATCCCCTTCGTCTGCGGGGAGTGCCACAAGGAAGGCTCGCCCGTCCATCAGCGCTACGACATCCCGCAGGACAGCATCATGCAGCACTACTCCGAGTCGATCCACGGCATCGGGCTGTTCAAGCAGGGACTCACCGTCACCGCCGTCTGCTCGGATTGCCACACCGCCCACAACGTCCGCGACCACGCCGATCCCCAGTCGAGCATCCACCGGAACAACATCGCGGCCACTTGCCGGCAGTGCCACGGCCGGATTGAACAGGTCCACCAACAGGTCATCCGGGGCGAGCTGTGGGAGAAGGAACCGGGGAAAGTCCCCGCCTGCGTCGATTGCCATTCCCCCCACCAGATCCGCCGCGTCTTCTACCAGGAAGGGATGTCAGACCGGGAGTGTTTGGCCTGCCACGGCCGGCCGAACCTGACCATGGTGCGCGGGGGAAAGACCGTCTCGATCTCGGTCGACAGCCTCGAAACCCATAGCTCGGTCCACCGGGGCGTCACCTGCGCCCAGTGCCACACCGGCGTGACCCCCCGGCACAACGAGCGCCCCTGCGCCACGGTCGTGAACAGGGTCGACTGCTCCATCTGCCACGCCGAGGTTGTTGCCACCTACCGGGAGAGCACCCACGGCCAGTTGGTCGACCGGGGTGATCCCGACGCCCCCGAGTGTATCGACTGCCACGGGGTCCACGGCGTGCTCGGGCGGAAAGACCCGCAGGCGCGGACTTTCCCGACCAACGTGCCGCGCCTGTGCGCCGAATGCCACCGGGCGGGCGCGCGCGCGGCCGCGCGCATCAACGAGGGGCATGACCGGGTCGAGGAGTACATCGAGAGCATCCACGGCAAGGGGCTGCTGCAGAGCGGCCTGGTGGTCACCGCCATGTGCACCGACTGCCACACCGCCCACCACGTGCTGCCGCAGACGGACGCCCGCTCGAGCGTCCACCGCGCGAACATCCCCAAAACCTGCGCCCGCTGCCACAACGGCATCTACGAGCAGTACGCGAAGAGCATTCACTCGGCGACCGCCAACCCGGACGCCAAAGACCCGCTGCCGATCTGCAACGACTGCCACCACTCCCACACCATTACCCGCGCCGACCTGGCCGATTTCCGCCTCACCGTGCGCAAGCAGTGCGGCGCGTGCCACGCCGACGTCACCGAGTCCTATTTCGAGACCGTCCACGGCAAAGTGTCGCAGCTCGGCGGCACGGCCGCGGCCCAGTGCTACGACTGCCACGGCGCCCATGACACTCTGCCCCCGAGCGATCCCGGCTCGCACCTCTCCCGCGCCCACATCGTCGAAACCTGCGGCCAGTGCCACAAGGGGTCCCACCGCCAGTTCGCCGGCTACCTGACCCACGCCACCCACCACGACCGCACGAAGTACCCCATCCTCTTCTACGCCTTCTGGTTCATGACCACCCTGCTGGTCGGCACGCTCATCGTCGCCGGCGCCCATACCATCCTCTGGCTGCCGAAATCGTGGCAGATGATGCGCGAACACAAACAGGTCCGCACGCAGTACCGGGGCAGTCTCGAGTACCGTCGCTTCAAGCCCCTCCACAGCCGGCTCCACATCATGGTCGTGACCAGCTTCATCGCCCTGGCGATCACCGGCATGACGCTGAAATTCTCCTACCTCGGCTGGGCCCGGTGGATCAGCGAACTGCTCGGCGGGTTCGAGTCGACCAGCTACATCCACCGCGTCGCCGCCGTCGTCACCTTCGCCTACTTCGGCATCCACCTCTGGGATCTCATCAGCGAGAAACGCCGGCAGCGGAAATCATGGCGGGAATACCTGTTCACGAAAAACTCGATGCTCCCGAACCGCGATGACCTCCGCGAGGCAATCGCCACCATCAAGTGGTTCCTCGGCCGGGGACCGCGCCCCCGCTACGGGCGCTGGACCTACTGGGAGAAATTCGACTATTTCGCCGTCTTCTGGGGCGTCGCCATCATCGGCACCACCGGCCTCATGCTCTGGTTCCCCGAATTCTTCACCCGCTTCCTGCCCGGCTGGATCATCAACGTGGCCCAGATCGTGCACTCCGACGAGGCCCTCCTCGCCGTCGCCTTCATCTTCACCGTCCACTTCTTCAACACCCACTTCCGGCCCGACAAATTCCCGATGGACACCGTGATCTTCACCGGCCGCGTCCCCGTCGAGGAACTCAAGAACGACCGCCCCCGCGAGTACGAGGAGCTGATCCAGTCCCGCAAGATCAAAGACCATCTCGTACCGCCGCTTCCGCCGGTGATGGTGCGCACGGCGAAGGTTTTCGGCGCGGTCGCCCTGACCATCGGGTTAATCCTAATCCTGTTAATCATTTATGCCGAAATCTTCGGCTACCGTTAA
- a CDS encoding NapC/NirT family cytochrome c, protein MRHPLAALGGALVLAGGALFIILVLIDLSAAHENMYRSLVTFILAPAVILLGVLLFLISVRLQIGRARRAGEDVRFTLSIDPADPKYIRNLWLFLAFTAVLVLVVVYAGTEAYDATESVVFCGETCHRVMEPQYVTYHNSPHARVACAECHIGPGASFWVKSKVDGLRQVWATALNTYPEPIPTPIVNLRPARETCEQCHWPEQFYGDKLLVRTYYRTDEQNSPWTVALRVKIGGGTPRATGQAGGIHYHMLTERRLEYIPADEKRSVIAWVRSIGPEGDTTVWVNADAEQPAVADSADAIRAFDCMDCHNRPSHRFNPPATAVNRALNRHELSAELPSIRKLAVDLLNAEYKTKPQALEAIAQGLREYYRTNYPDRVEAQKDDIERAAAVLQEIYTLNFFPEMKTDYRVRENHLSHFVSDGCFRCHTPSMTNAAGEPMKNDCRTCHLIVAQGPSTAIDSLEMNLAGLEFRHPEDIDEAWREVNCTACHTADQGY, encoded by the coding sequence TTGCGCCATCCCCTGGCGGCGCTCGGCGGCGCGCTCGTGCTTGCCGGCGGCGCCCTCTTTATCATTCTCGTCCTGATCGACTTGTCCGCCGCCCACGAGAACATGTACCGGTCGCTGGTGACGTTCATCCTGGCGCCGGCGGTGATTCTCCTCGGCGTGCTGCTGTTTCTGATTTCGGTGCGGCTGCAGATCGGCCGGGCCCGGCGCGCCGGCGAGGACGTCCGCTTCACCCTCTCCATCGATCCGGCCGACCCGAAATACATCCGCAACCTCTGGCTGTTCCTCGCTTTCACCGCAGTGCTCGTGCTCGTGGTCGTGTACGCCGGCACCGAGGCGTACGACGCCACCGAATCGGTGGTTTTTTGCGGCGAAACCTGCCACCGGGTGATGGAGCCGCAGTACGTGACGTACCACAACTCGCCCCATGCCCGGGTGGCCTGCGCCGAATGCCACATCGGACCGGGCGCCTCGTTCTGGGTGAAGTCGAAAGTGGACGGTCTGCGGCAGGTGTGGGCGACCGCCCTCAACACCTACCCCGAACCCATTCCCACGCCCATCGTGAACCTGCGCCCGGCCCGGGAAACCTGCGAGCAGTGCCACTGGCCGGAGCAGTTCTACGGCGACAAGCTCCTCGTCCGCACCTACTACCGGACCGATGAGCAGAATTCGCCGTGGACCGTGGCCCTCCGCGTCAAAATCGGCGGCGGCACGCCGCGGGCTACCGGCCAGGCCGGCGGCATCCACTACCATATGCTGACCGAACGAAGGCTCGAATACATCCCCGCCGATGAGAAGCGCAGCGTGATCGCCTGGGTCCGCTCGATCGGGCCGGAGGGCGACACGACCGTGTGGGTGAACGCCGATGCCGAGCAGCCGGCGGTCGCCGACTCCGCCGATGCGATCCGGGCGTTCGACTGCATGGATTGCCACAACCGCCCCTCCCACCGGTTCAACCCGCCCGCCACCGCCGTCAACCGCGCCCTGAACAGGCATGAGCTCTCCGCGGAGCTGCCCTCCATCCGCAAGCTTGCCGTCGACCTCCTGAATGCGGAATACAAGACCAAGCCGCAGGCGCTGGAGGCGATTGCCCAAGGCCTCCGCGAGTACTACCGAACCAACTACCCCGACCGGGTCGAGGCGCAGAAGGATGACATCGAGCGGGCGGCCGCCGTCCTCCAGGAAATCTATACCCTCAATTTCTTCCCGGAGATGAAGACCGATTACCGCGTCCGGGAAAACCACCTCTCGCACTTCGTGAGCGACGGCTGTTTCCGGTGCCACACGCCGAGCATGACCAACGCCGCCGGCGAGCCGATGAAAAACGACTGCCGGACCTGCCACCTCATTGTCGCCCAGGGACCCTCGACCGCCATCGACAGCCTGGAAATGAATCTGGCCGGACTGGAATTCCGCCACCCGGAAGATATCGATGAGGCTTGGAGAGAGGTGAATTGCACGGCCTGCCACACCGCGGATCAGGGGTATTGA
- a CDS encoding DmsE family decaheme c-type cytochrome: protein MGCLISGGLRIPRAALAAAGLALALLLVGPAVAEVPDSACAGCHDIVDMFHKSPHGAYFAGDPALAAGTCEACHGSAVDHVASGDPADIINPARADQFGAAALCLNCHKNHQFDDWAFSAHYAAGVTCASCHRIHAEYTDDRLRDPALCYSCHAEVRAAAYMPSHHPIAEGKMRCLDCHSVHGGGTMFVKDMTNGELCFSCHAEKEGPFIYEHSPVQENCMICHSPHGTVANSLLKQNEPALCLDCHPMHFHAAVPGIGGTFQPPAAPERRTVSTRESRRIGMLTKCTQCHTQIHGSDLPSQSMSARGAGLTR from the coding sequence ATGGGTTGTCTGATTTCAGGAGGACTGCGGATACCCCGGGCCGCGCTGGCGGCGGCCGGGCTGGCGCTCGCCTTGCTCCTGGTCGGCCCGGCCGTGGCGGAAGTCCCGGACAGCGCGTGCGCCGGCTGCCACGACATCGTTGACATGTTCCACAAGTCCCCCCACGGCGCATATTTCGCCGGCGATCCCGCGCTCGCCGCGGGCACTTGTGAAGCATGTCACGGATCGGCGGTCGACCACGTCGCATCCGGCGACCCGGCGGACATCATCAATCCGGCCAGGGCCGATCAGTTCGGCGCCGCGGCGCTGTGCCTGAACTGCCACAAGAACCACCAGTTCGATGACTGGGCGTTCAGCGCACACTACGCCGCCGGCGTCACCTGCGCATCCTGCCACCGCATCCATGCCGAGTACACCGACGACCGGCTCCGCGACCCCGCCTTGTGCTACTCCTGCCACGCGGAGGTGCGGGCCGCCGCCTACATGCCGTCCCACCACCCTATCGCCGAAGGCAAGATGCGGTGTCTCGACTGCCACAGCGTCCACGGCGGCGGGACAATGTTCGTGAAGGACATGACCAACGGGGAACTGTGCTTCTCCTGCCACGCCGAGAAGGAGGGGCCCTTCATCTACGAGCACTCCCCGGTTCAGGAAAACTGCATGATTTGCCACTCCCCGCACGGCACGGTGGCCAACAGTCTGCTCAAACAGAACGAGCCGGCTCTGTGCCTCGACTGCCACCCCATGCACTTCCACGCCGCCGTCCCCGGCATCGGCGGAACCTTCCAGCCCCCCGCGGCCCCGGAACGGCGCACCGTCTCGACCCGCGAGTCGCGGAGGATCGGCATGCTGACCAAGTGCACGCAGTGCCACACCCAGATTCACGGCAGCGACCTTCCCTCACAATCCATGTCCGCCCGCGGCGCGGGCCTGACCAGGTAG